From Marmota flaviventris isolate mMarFla1 chromosome X, mMarFla1.hap1, whole genome shotgun sequence, the proteins below share one genomic window:
- the Fate1 gene encoding fetal and adult testis-expressed transcript protein, translating into MAGGPPSMKEEIEMCIAGEVGPGSHGKTRDQLVIAEMMEHGSWSLGAPQRRQKLEPKASGSSASQTVWTMGATRPKKKGHQLQKPRMSRETVHGSAHPQEYPGSLQGMRFHYERQELHLECSRQGPLHMITGRLRALEDQGATWRHREAVFFTMLVSACIANLWLWMRQ; encoded by the exons ATGGCAGGAGGGCCCCCTAGCATGAAGGAGGAGATAGAAATGTGCATAGCTGGAGAAGTGGGGCCTGGAAGCCATGGGAAAACTCGAGACCAACTGGTGATAGCAG AAATGATGGAGCATGGATCCTGGTCACTAGGTGCTCCCCAGAGGCGACAGAAGTTGGAACCAAAGGCTTCTGGTTCTTCTGCAAGCCAAACAGTTTGGACTATGGGTGCTACCCGGCCCAAAAAAA AGGGGCACCAGCTGCAGAAGCCCAGAATGTCACGAGAGACAGTGCATGGCAGTGCCCATCCCCAAGAGTATCCAGGCAGCTTGCAAGGCATGAGGTTTCATTATGAACGGCAAGAGCTGCACCTTGAGTGCTCCAGGCAAGGACCA CTGCACATGATCACTGGACGCCTGCGTGCCCTCGAGGACCAGGGCGCCACCTGGCGGCACAGGGAGGCTGTGTTCTTCACCATGCTGGTGTCTGCCTGCATCGCCAACCTGTGGCTATGGATGCGCCAGTGA
- the Cnga2 gene encoding cyclic nucleotide-gated channel alpha-2, with translation MTEKSNGVKSATANNHHEPPAIKANGKDDCRTSSRPQSAADDDTSSELQRLAEMDTPRRGRGGFRRIVRLVGVIRDWANRNFREEEARPDSFLERFHGPELQTVTTQQGDGKGDKDGEGKGTKKKFELFVLDPAGDWYYRWLFVIAMPVLYNWCLLVARACFSDLQRGYFLVWLVLDYFSDLVYIADLFIRLRTGFLEQGLLVKDTKKLRDNYIHTLQFKLDVASIIPTDLIYFAVGIHSPEVRFNRLLHFARMFEFFDRTETRTSYPNIFRISNLVLYILVIIHWNACIYYAISKSIGFGVDTWVYPNITDPEYGYLAREYIYCLYWSTLTLTTIGETPPPVKDEEYLFVIFDFLIGVLIFATIVGNVGSMISNMNATRAEFQAKIDAVKHYMQFRKVSKEMEAKVIKWFDYLWTNKKSVDEREVLKNLPAKLRAEIAINVHLSTLKKVRIFQDCEAGLLVELVLKLRPQVFSPGDYICRKGDIGKEMYIIKEGKLAVVADDGVTQYALLSAGSCFGEISILNIKGSKMGNRRTANIRSLGYSDLFCLSKDDLMEAVTEYPDAKKVLEERGREILMKEGLLDENEVAASMEVDVQEKLEQLETNMETLYTRFARLLAEYTGAQQKLKQRITVLETKMKQNEEDYLSDGVTSPEPATAEEP, from the exons ATGACTGAAAAATCCAATGGTGTGAAGAGTGCTACAGCCAATAACCATCATGAACCCCCTGCCATCAAGGCTAATGGCAAAGATGACTGCAGGACCAGCAGCAG GCCACAGTCTGCGGCTGATGATGATACCTCCTCTGAATTGCAGAGGCTGGCGGAGATGGACACCCCACGACGGGGAAGGGGTGGCTTCCGAAG GATCGTCCGCCTGGTGGGGGTCATCAGAGATTGGGCCAACAGGAATTTCAGGGAGGAGGAAGCAAGGCCTGATTCATTCCTCGAGCGCTTCCATGGGCCTGAACTCCAGACCGTGACGACACAGCAGGGGGATGGCAAAGGCGACAAAGACGGCGAGGGAAAGGGCACCAA AAAGAAATTTGAACTATTTGTCTTGGACCCAGCTGGGGACTGGTATTACCGCTGGCTCTTTGTCATTGCCATGCCTGTCCTGTACAACTGGTGCCTGCTGGTGGCCAG AGCCTGCTTCAGTGACCTACAGAGAGGTTACTTCCTGGTGTGGCTGGTGCTGGACTACTTCTCAGATCTGGTTTACATTGCAGACCTTTTCATCCGATTACGCACAG GTTTCCTAGAGCAGGGGCTGCTGGTCAAAGATACCAAGAAACTGCGAGACAACTACATCCACACCCTGCAATTCAAGCTGGATGTGGCTTCCATCATCCCCACAGACCTCATCTATTTTGCTGTGGGCATCCATAGTCCTGAGGTGCGCTTCAACCGCCTACTGCACTTTGCCCGTATGTTTGAGTTCTTTGATCGCACTGAGACTCGCACCAGCTACCCCAACATCTTTCGTATCAGCAACCTGGTGCTCTACATTTTGGTCATCATCCACTGGAATGCTTGCATCTACTATGCCATCTCCAAGTCCATTGGCTTTGGGGTTGACACCTGGGTCTACCCCAATATCACTGACCCTGAATATGGCTACCTGGCTAGGGAATACATCTACTGTCTTTACTGGTCTACACTGACCCTCACCACCATTGGGGAGACACCTCCCCCTGTAAAGGATGAGGAGTACTTATTTGTCATCTTTGACTTCCTGATTGGTGTCCTCATCTTCGCCACCATCGTGGGAAATGTGGGCTCCATGATCTCCAACATGAATGCCACCAGGGCAGAGTTCCAGGCCAAGATTGATGCTGTCAAACACTACATGCAGTTCCGCAAGGTCAGCAAGGAGATGGAAGCCAAGGTCATTAAGTGGTTTGACTACCTGTGGACCAATAAGAAGTCAGTGGATGAACGGGAAGTTCTCAAGAATCTGCCAGCTAAGCTCAGGGCTGAGATAGCCATCAATGTCCACCTTTCCACACTCAAGAAAGTGCGCATCTTCCAGGATTGTGAGGCTGGCCTGCTGGTAGAGCTGGTACTGAAGCTTCGCCCTCAGGTCTTCAGCCCCGGGGATTACATTTGCCGTAAAGGGGATATTGGCAAGGAGATGTACATCATCAAGGAGGGCAAGTTAGCGGTGGTGGCTGATGATGGTGTGACTCAGTATGCTCTACTATCTGCTGGGAGCTGCTTTGGAGAGATCAGTATCCTTAACATTAAGGGCAGCAAAATGGGCAATCGGCGCACGGCCAATATCCGCAGCCTGGGCTACTCAGATCTCTTCTGCTTGTCCAAGGATGATCTCATGGAAGCTGTGACTGAGTACCCTGATGCCAAGAAGGTTTTGGAGGAGAGAGGTCGGGAGATCCTGATGAAGGAGGGGCTGCTGGATGAGAATGAGGTGGCAGCCAGCATGGAGGTGGATGTGCAGGAAAAGCTAGAGCAATTGGAGACCAACATGGAGACCTTGTATACTCGCTTTGCCCGCCTGCTGGCTGAGTACACAGGGGCCCAGCAGAAGCTCAAGCAGCgcatcacagttctggagaccaaGATGAAACAAAATGAGGAGGATTACCTGTCAGATGGCGTGACCAGCCCAGAGCCAGCTACTGCTGAGGAGCCATGA